The nucleotide sequence AGCCTGTAAAGCTTTCTACTTCTGTAAATCTATTGTATTTTGGCAAataatggggtctcaagccacgtgtcgctctgtcaattttgacatatggttgTCTAGTTTGGTGGGTGGCACTTCGGAAGGGCAACAACACCACTGAATTAGAGAGAGTACAGAGAACTGCATGCATTAGCATCACTGGGACGTGTATAGCATGCCCCATTCCCGCCCTTAACGtcattttgcacttacttcccttGATCTTCAAGTTCATTCCAGTGATGCTCAGAGCgttattaggttgaaggaggttggcctctggaggcaatctcctATAGGGAATGTAAtacttcgtacagatctctccatccgcgcACTGGGgattgagggttgtgctagggttATATTTCCATGCAGGTTAATATCCCCAACGGATCCGGAGTTGGAGCGGGAGCTTTCTCTAAATGAGCCaatatttgagtattttttaagcttctGGGTTTCAGGGCATAGGAACGTggaaggaaatgaaatggccAATGAACTTGCCAAAAAGGTGTCCACAGAACCGATTTCTGTTGTTCCCATCTCAGACATCAGTGGCTctccttggccgtcgttaaagggaaactgcgcAATTTCGCAGAATAGTCTGAGGCAGttttccagcctagatcccttttctctcctctgccccatcaacagcactggatagCCGTTTCTTTAAGACCCTTTAAGTTTTTTATGATACTAAAACGGCCCTCTAGCGCTACTTTTAGTGTGCCCATGGCACCCTTGCCATCGTAAAAACGTTTGCGTTTAGACTTTCGGGTACTTTCTTTGCCAAATGTGCTTGTAAAATGGGCgtttatttaagtttattccatttttctatttcttttattgATTTTCCGTATTTCAACTTATCGCTAGCGGTATTTAACTTGAGAGTGGCGCAGGCAATAAACTATTGGCATCCGGCGAATGACTTCGCAGTTTATTTGTGAGTTCGCAAGCGCGCATTGCATACTGTAGGGAGCCGATCATAACATCACTTACCGCAATTTAAAATGTCATTAACTTTACCCACACAAACCAGTAACGTGACGTCTCTTCTTCTCGCTTCTGGCCACAACTCGTTCACTCCTGATTTATTTCATCTTTCTTACTCCATAACACTGTTTCTCCATAGCAGTGTATTGTTGTGCTTGGTCCTTACCGCCTTCATTTGCTATTCAGATGCATTTTTCACATCGCCAGAAGTGCTTTTATTGCGTCAGAATGACAGTAATCAGTACTGTGGATGAATATCCCTTTGCTTGGTAAGTCACCTGCCCCACCATTAACTCGCTTGCCTGCCAGTTTGTCTTTCGTCGTCGCTGTCGCTGTCGAGCTAAGCCAGCTGTGGCAACAATGACTTTGGCGACATTCCTGACTAACTTCATTTtctgctttttgaaaaaatgtctaaactattttttcagcattttctCCACCATTGTTGGCTTTCATATAACTGGTAcagatatatttgtatgtattagtAGACTCAAAGTCACACGTAGATTTGTACTTGCATTCTCATTGTCCTTAATGTGACTGATTGTGAGCCATATTTTGCCACTTGTCACCTTGCGACTCCAGTGATAAGGCCTGAGTGCCCGAAGGAGCAGCTCAATGAAGCTCGTTGACAAAGAGGGAGCATCGAAGGGAAACCTAACTGGATTTggaatttcattgttttttattttctatcttTCTGAACTACTACAAATTCCACAGGTTGGTGCTTAGAAACTGCATCACAGAGAGTGTAAGAATGCATTAGTGTGTGGGTGGGAAATATTTCGCTGCCGTTTCATGTGAAAGAAAATTTACATTGAAAGACAGACCGGTTGGACAATTTGCATATCTCTGTGGCGCTCTGACTTTGCAGACGACGATAATGATGTAGCATGCCTTTAGGCGCTATAGATGACGGAAATGAACGAAGTTGGCTGTGGCTGTGACTGTTTGCAAATACACAAGCCTGATTATGGCCGCAGTtaatgaaacaacaacaacaaacaccagAATATATAATGGCATGTcaaagaaagttaagaaaactcGAAATGCAAGCCATGGCGTGCCACCAGCTGCTCGAGAGCAAGAAGGGCGTGAAGAAATTGGAAGAGAAGAAGCAGAACGTTTTGGTGGAATGAATTTGGAGAAGATGAAATATTCAGCATGTTTGCCAGCGGCTGATACAAACAAAAGCACAGTAGAAAAAATTTGGGCTGGTAGTAATCGTACtctttttgaaatataaaatcaccttgaattttttatagcaCTTGCAAAATGCATTGATCCATTGTGACCCTGATAATAATTGCTTTCAATGTCACAAAGTATATAtcctttgtaaaataaaaatggctgaATGTTGGTTTAAGTTTACCAAACCAATACCATCAAACTTTGTGAAATACGAATGGCAGTTCTGTTTGAAAAACGGTTTGGAAAATATCTCACTATCTAGAAATTTAATTCCAGTACATTATCCGCATAACCagatagttaaatttttaattgccttAACCAAAATTCTAACTCGTATTCATAGTTGGGATGCAGCGCAAACTACGTCCACCTCCCTTATGTGACACCCGTCAGCATTTTCTTTGAAATGTCAAAGTGAAAGTCCAAGGCGGCAATGCCCAAATATCAGATTTCACACTGATTTTTATGAAAAGGGTCACTTTAAAGCCAGTTTCTTTTTTAGTTGTGTTTTGTCCTGCCAGCTTTGTCAGCCAATTGGGGTATCTTTTAACAGGAGTTAGGAGCAAAATCtataatttactaaaattagttCGATTTCGTTCGAAAACCagaaaaatatgttaattaaAATCCACTAATGAAAGGGTGAGATTATGAAAATGCGCCTTTCGGCACAGTTATggacattttttgttgttataattaTCCAGCAGAACCCAGAATAAAAAGGTAATCTAAAAGTTGTATAAGGGAATTTGGATTAATTGTATAAAGGGGCCTTGGATTAGAGTttgacgaccaacagtggcttATTACGGTACACAGttagaaaatatagtttattatttATGAACTCTGGACCCTCTATCAGGATGGCCCAAAAATTGACGGaataaatatttcttgtttttaaatttttttaaatttttctaatatttatatgtattattttgTAAGGGAAATTAACGGAGGAGATTAAACAATATCAAtccttaaatatttattttatgccaAATTGACGGAACTGTGCATTTTTCCAtgagaaatacatttttctaagtGTTGCAGGATCACGCAATTTgatattgataaaaaataaaaagttggtttttcatgtttttggtCAAAGAACAAATTTAGGGGTAGCATTAAGACGaaatttattacgttttgtGCAATCCTACCTACTAAATTGTTCGATAAACAGATAATGAATACTCATTCAAAATATGTGGAttaatttgagtttaaaaaacaaactcaaACTCGAAAGACCCTGCCTTTGATTGTCAGACGAAAGTGCGCCATCAACATATCCATTAGCAGCAATGAGCACTCACTCCAAACGAGTCAGTTTGCTCGTGTTATTGAGCAGCTTGTGCGCTTTTGCTTGTATTTGTgtgcacacacactcacatcgTATCAGGCAGCTTTCCTCTTGTACCCATTTTTGCCAATCTACAGCAGTATTTCTGCTTACTTTTCATCTTTCTTTAAAGTTCTCCTTATGCTTTTGCTCTTGTcctaatgctttttttttttttgctgatactaatttttaatttctgcaCCATTGTCACAAATTTTTTACGGCCAACtgcattttatgatttttcggATCCAAGGGTGTACCGCCCACTTGCGCGTCACAAACTCAGCTACTTGGACCTACGTCGCTGTTGCTTACGTGCCGTCTTCGAAGCATTCAATATTCTTATAATACAattctacaaaattttttacGATTATTGACATTATTTACTGAGAGGGGAGCGCAGGGGGGAGGTAGCAATACAATGCCAGCCAGTTGCGAATAATATGCCGTGCCCTTTagacacatacctacatacatgtacatatatgtatatgtgcatggaCATGTAGCAACAACATATGCGTCCATGCTGCGCGACAAAGTCAACACGCTGGGACATCGCTCGCACAAGTGGCATCATCATTATTAGCAGCATCGTCAACGCGCGCATTGGCGTGTGGAAACAGCAGTGACAGCagtaagaaatttatttgatgACACAAGAAATTGTGTTGAGTGTTATTGCGGGAAATTAACTTTGCTGTTGGTTGTCATTTCTGTGTTTCTTTGCTGCGGTCAACCGAGCAAGCCGCTGTACCGATGTAGTGATGCCCTGGCGGTTGCAATGTTCCGTTTCAGTGCTTTCAGCTGCAGGATAATAATGTGTGTTTACTTGCGCGCAGTTTCCCTTAGCCATCATCTTTATTGATACTTTACTTTGCTCTTCACACATATTAACTTATCTTCAACTTGCTGTTGCGGCTCCAGCTTCCTCTTAAAGTTACTGTTATTAAACTTGGGTGCCAGTTTCAGACGCTTGACCATCTACGTTTGATAGCTGTGGCAGGAAAAAGGTTTATGTATGCACGCACATATACTTCTAAGTCCCTTTGAAGGAAcaatattaagtttttaaacgcttttaattttaaatcctAACTTCTTTGCGTTTAATTGGCTTATTTATATTGCCACTTAGCAGCTGCTGCATCTACACATACGAGTGTCTGGATTTAATGGtacgagcaaaagtaaatgcttaagaaaaatatttttaagtacgcGTGTGAGAGTTTCCTTGGCTTTAAATATGTTCTAGTACGATATAGATGTtaatatttataagaaaatactatTTGACAAGCAACGGCGCATTGTaaacacattttgtttgttttaaaaagCATGAAATCAATGCACCAAGGACCCATCacattacaataacaaaatgcaCGTAAATGTTGTTGTTACTCTAGTATGGTTGTTACACCTTGTATAGATTCGCTTTGGGATCAGTGTTTATAAATACAAGAATGATAAATTGCCCGGATTGGTCAAtgtgctatggtgaaaaacgaaattgagcgaACAACTTCGGCTGCCAGGTCACCGGGTACTCGGCAAAAGAGTTCTGCccactcatttcacacgtattcatacATTTGTCCAATCAGTCCGCAGTTAATACGGCAACGAAATATCGTGAGCAAGGATTgtgctaatttttgttttgtatattacTAACACAATCTCACTTTTATTCGTAACTGGGTCGCTGCCATTACCCCTGTGACATaaaccaatcagctgattctttcaaattcgctgagagccggttaacagcCCGATCTGGGCCACACCTTCTGAGTTCGTTTCACCATGTTATAAATaggaaaatcaataaaaaaaagttcacagAATACTTCGCTCGTCAAAATGCGATCGCTCGGTGCTGTGACGCACTTCTAACTCAATAAGCAAAACTACCGCATTTGGGATGAACCTCACCCCTAACCCTCTCTCCATCCATGCACTCGAAAGAATtaactgttttgttgttgtttatacgCCAAAGTCGAATTTTGGTCTTTAACGCTGTCAAAGATGGGGGATGTAGAGGCCGATCTAcaattttagtttcaatttcgttgtttcaaaagtgcatatttttaatttgaagggCTTTTGAGTTTGGATTTGTAGGATAACATGAAGATGAATTGCAGAGAGAGCGAATGCaccaaaatgttattattttcgAACGAGAGTACACGTATTTTTAccgttttaaatgaaaaataaatttatgtataaataataacaatattagGGGTGGCccccccttggcaggcaattgAAACCTcttagtgtatttctgccatgaaaaagctcctcataaacaatgtcagccgctcggagtcggcttaaaaaactgtaggtctatccatgtgaacaacatcaagacgaatgCCATAAATGCGAAGAACAACTCGGCTAAACACCGccgattgattatttttttatacacaccGAAAATATTTTAGCTTTCCTTCCAATCTATTAATCGATATGTCGTTGTCATTGTAAACTTCTATAGAGACCTACAATTTGTAAGTTTTTACATTAGAAATCGTCCCGATAGTTTGCCACTGTTTGTGGAGGTGCAATCACtgcaagaaaaatatatattttatgtgctAAGACTTACTCAAGTACGCCTCTCCTTCTAAAGTCTTTAGTTTAGCGTTTCCACCTGTATAcgtttgccacattttgatgaTGCATTGCTTAGCAAACAGCAGTGAATTTTGAATCATATTACATTGCGGAAGTAGGGGTTTGTGTTGGAAATTTTGCTATCActtattttgtcaaattttgcgTGCGCAGTTTTAAGAAATGTATATTCATAAGATTTGTCCgactaattatttttatgtaaatgatttttaaatcaAGTAAATTTCCATGCACTAGCTTGTAAATGAAATGAGCTTAAAATTAATAGCCACAAATTATTCACAAGCGAATCCGCGCATTTTGCGAGAAGTTAtgcaattaaataacaaaagctGCAATTTTAGCTAGCGAGTGAAAAAAAACGTTAGTTAAAAATTccttttgtttaattaatttctaatttcttataaagggtttttcaattggcgcgggccGATTTCGGCGCcatgtggcagccattttgttttggtgacatctgtcaagttttttgtttattattcagttgcttatgccaaatcatcatggcaagttacacgattgaacagcacattcaaatgataaaactttattatcaaaatgagtgttcattaacgcaaacgttgcgcgcattgcgcccatttttcggtagacgtggtggcccttccaatttcttatgtcccatattgaaccatatggacctagacgacatatgGTTaaagcaggacggcgctacgtgccacacagcaaacgccattttattccatttcaacatctacccgcccttattgaaaaatccTTTATTTAAAATCAGAGAAGGATTGTTTCTTTTTGGTTTACAGCACACGAGTCAGGTAACATATTTTTCACACAGCGCACTCAACGGTTGTATACTACCGAGCTTGTGTTGTTGCTTTACATGTAGTTTGTGCCAATCAGTcactcaacaaaaacaaaaaaaaagtacagaCATGTTATGTTTTTGCGTTCGCTGAATAGCTTGTCTTATCACGTTCGAGATTAATCGTTGAGAGCGCGAGAGTAATTGAGATGAAGCAGTTGAGAAGCTTGGTGGAGAGTTCAGCTTGTTTTACTGTGAGAGTAAATCTTTACTTGTTTTGTGTAATTATTTGGCTTActtgttttgctttgttttttcgcTGTGTGAATTAAAAGTGATTGGGTTTATTTTTGGCTACCTTGAGGGCAAgaaatgaaactaaaaaaatattaaacaacgtTAGAAGtaacaaagtgaaataattAAACAACAATGCAAGTATTTTAAGCGATGAGCGGAATAAAGAGAGCTAATTTTAGTAATTGcttgttattttattgaatCCACTTTGTGGATTGTTTGattattaataactttttattgtgtatattttgaaaaaataaaaaatacagttCTTGGGTGGCTTCTTCAGGAACAATTGCTTTGGTAGGTCGATAAATTTATCAAGCCAGATATGGTAATAGTAATACAAATAAGCgagtttcacatatttttttaagaataataaaattttaaaaagtatatgtaatataataaatactaaaaGCTTAAACATTCGAAAAGAATTGCGCATTGATGGGATATTAAGTACGTGTGTGCCTGCGTGTGGAGATTTTCCTTTAACCAAAGAAACTTCTTCGCGAGTCCACCGCTCCAGCGAAATTCACGAATGATGAATTTCTCTGCGCCTCGATCGCAGCTGCGTTGATATACCAGAAAGGTCGTTGATCCTCCGGCAAACGGTTGATTATGGCCACTAACTCTTTATCATTTTTCGCATCGATGGGCAAGCGGGGAGGCGCGCCGCCTACGTCATTGCTGACAACAGCATTAGCATTTGTATTTACATTATCGCCGCTGCCAAAACGATTTGCAATCATATCAGACACGGGTTTTGCGGTCGAAGATGCCAATGGCAAATAGTTGGACTCGGGGAAGACGACTGGTATGTAGTTTGCGGGTGGTTTCTGTGTAGCGCCAAAGGCCAATGTTGGTGGCTCATCTGGTTGGCCAAAGCGATTGACAATACCTGTGTTGCTGCCGTTATTTACATTATTATTCATATTGTATTTATCCTTTTGATTGAGGCCAGGTTGACGAATGCCGGCGAAGGAGGGGCGCTGCGCTTGGGCCATTTGTGTTAGCAGCAGGAGTAAGGCGATAGTAAAAGTGATGAGTTGTTTATTGctgaaattttgcatttttccttCACTGTGTTCACAAAGGTACTTCTTGTATATTGTTTTAATAGAATTtcagtttaaaattaaatttcgcaCTAAGTGGTACTTTTGATGGCTTTATAAAAGAAATAGGCGTAAGATGTATTCTTCACTGCTTCACTTTTCTACTTTCAAGCGCTTTTGCGTTATTCGCGTGTTTGGTCTGATCTCTGTTGAATGACTGTAATGCTCTAACTAAGCGTTCAATGATTTTATAGTCGCTTTATTTTTGCCTCCAGCTTCGCGCACACTTATCGCCAAATTGCTTGCAACATTCTCCACACCGCATTCTGTGTCGCAGTTTAACGCTCGTTTGAGTCATACCAGTTGGTCGTCACGACTCTCTCGACGCTGTGCTTGTCATTAAACCTCCCGCTCATCATCGCTGCACGAAGTATTTCTTATCTCGTGCAGACCTGTTTCCTTCGCGTCTGCTCCGCAAATCGTGCCCTGTCATCACCAACCTTAACGCCTATGCATTTTGAGCAGTTGATTTGACTGATGATCGTACAGATCGGATTACATAGGTAGGCACAAATGTGctctttgttattattattaaatatttacgtGCCGGTTCGTCGGGCGAAACTTGTTTAGAAATGAAATTTGCTGTGACTTCACTTGCTTTGACATTGACTTTGTCCCAATAAAACTAAAGTACACATATATATAGCAGAGGTATGTAGAGTGAGCCAGTGAATAATTTACGGctagtttgattgcactttctatatacataaatagatattttctaacatacatacacattttactGATATGCTCAGTGGAAGTGATTGAACTGAATGTAAACAAACTGGAATGGGAGAATGCTTTTGAGCTGGGCTTTCGACATGGATAACCGTAACTATAATGGGGTAAAATTTAGGGATGTTGCTGCCTTCGTCCTCCATGAAGTCGGAGATTAGAGCTTTTTTTGATTAATGGACAAGACCACCTAACGGCATGATAACTGAATGGTAACAAATAAcagtaaatttttacaaaactattAGACGTGGAACTTCCTCACATTTATTTACGTTCAACAGATGTAAtgattttcaaaacacaaaaaagtaaaaaaatgcataaatccACGTGAGACAGACCTTCcgttatctgaaacacaaaaccgAAGACAATTTTTAACGTTTGATAAATCATCTATAGCGTCAAGTAGCAATTTTTGCGGGAAAATTGTGCGAAATCAGGAGCACCTTGAAGTTTTctacaaaaatgaataaaacaatTGCATATCAACCAATTGAAAAGTTAAGCTACAAGTAACTTAGCAAAGTAGCAAAGAAAACATGTACTATTTTTAAGATAAATccattgaaaactttaaaaaatgtggTTTTGTGCAAAACGAAGAAGTAATAAAGAAAATCCTTCTGCGCACTCCGCAGTCCTGTCTTATAATAATGGTAACTTTCTAAGTATTTTCATCGGAAATATCTTGAAATATTCCTAAGAGTGCTCTTAAGCTTAAAAtcaatttccatcaaaattctTCCCATATTAACCCATTGcatcttaaaaaacaaactaaatatttagtAACAGTAAAGTAAGCTTTATTAACAGAGCCGATAAACTATTTCCGACTTTAATTTTCGTTTTAGCTACTTGATGAAGATAAATTTGCGGGAACAACGGCGACGTTGGAGTAAAAATTCGGTGGAGTAAAAttcacattcttcttcttcttaattggcgcgataaccgcttacgcgattttggccgagtttaacaaagcgcgccagtcgtttctttctcgtgctaacctgcgccagttggacacaccaagtgaagccaagtccttctccacctgatctttccaacgcagaggaggccttcctcttcctctgctaccaccagctggtaccgcatcgaatactttcaaagccggagcgtttgtatccattcggacgacatgacccagccaacgaagccgctggatctttattcgctgcgctatgtctatgtctccgtaaagctcatacagctcatcgttccatcgtctgcgatattcgccgttgccaacgtgcaaaggtccaaaaatcttacgcagaatctttctctcgaacactccaagcgtcgcttcatcggatgttgtcatcgtccacgcttctgcgccatacgttaggacgggcatgatgagagtcttgtagagtgttagttttgttcgtcgagagaggactttactgctcagttgcctacttagtccaaagtagcacttgttggcaagagagattctacgttggatttcaaggctgacattgttatcggtgttaatgctggttcctaaataaacgaagtcttttacaacctcgaaattataactgtctacagtgacgtgagtgccgatacgcgagtgcgccgactgtttgtttgaagacaggaggtacttcgttttgtcctcgttcaccaccaaacccattcgctttgcctctttatccagtttggagaaggcagaactaacagcgcggttgttaaggccgatgatatcaatatcatcggcatacgccaacaattgtacgctcttataaaatattgtgcctgagcgattaagttctgcggctcgtacgatgctctccaacatcaggttaaagaagtcacacgacagcgagtcaccctgtctgaaacctcgtttggtatcaaacggctcggagaggtccttcccaattctgacggcgctgctggtgttgagcaacgtcatcttacatagccgtattagttttgcggggataccaaattcagacatagcggcatacaggtaactcctttccgtactgtcgaatgcagctttgaagtcgacgaaaagatggtgtgtgtcgattctcctttcatgggtcttttccaagatttggcgtattgtgaatatttggtcgatggtagactttccaggtctgaagccacactgataaggtccaatcagttggttgacggtgggcttcagcctttcacacaatacgctggctagaaccttataggcgatatttagaagactaatcccgcggtaattggcacaaattgcaggatcgcccttcttatggattgggcagagcacacttaaattccaatcggcaggcatgctttcatccgaccatattttgcataggagctgatgcatgcaccttaccagctcctcgccgccatgtttgaatagctcagccggcagtccgtcggcgcccgcggctttgttgttctttagccgtgatattgctattctcacctcgtcatggtcgggtaacggaacgataattccgtcgtcaacgattggggtatcgggatcttcactttctctatgacatgcgcagctgtcactgtttaacaggttcgagaagtgttccctccataatttaagattgctctgtacgtcagtcaccagatcaccgtctttgttcttacaggaaaacgccccggtcttaaaaccttctgtaagccgccgaactttctggtagaattttcgggcgttgttcctattggccagcatctcaagctcctcgcactcacgtatttcggcctcacgtttcttctgtcggataatacgtctctcttcctttttcagctctctgtagcgatcccacatggctcgcgttgcgcccgatcgcagcgtggctctataggcggcatcttttctttcggcggcagcatgacattcctcgtcgtaccaattgttttttcgggctcgccggaatccgatttcttcttcggcggcggtacgtagggaacgagaaatgttgctccattgctcgcgcatgccggtgtgttgggcagtgctctccgagagcaggagtgagagtcgagtggcgaatcttctggctgtctgttgtgattgcagcttttcgatgtcgaacattctttgcgtaggtagatgtacgttttttgctgcacagaggcgtgtgcgcaatttggctgcaacaaggtaatgatccgagtcgatgttggctcctcggatcgtacgtacatctaatacactagaagcgtgtcttccatctatcacaacatgatcgatctggtttcgcgtttttcgatcaggggacagccaggtagcttggtgtatctttttatgctggaatctggtgctgcagactaccatgtttcgggccccggcgaagtcgatcagcctctgtccgttgccggatgtttcgttg is from Anastrepha ludens isolate Willacy chromosome 4, idAnaLude1.1, whole genome shotgun sequence and encodes:
- the LOC128860723 gene encoding uncharacterized protein LOC128860723 yields the protein MQNFSNKQLITFTIALLLLLTQMAQAQRPSFAGIRQPGLNQKDKYNMNNNVNNGSNTGIVNRFGQPDEPPTLAFGATQKPPANYIPVVFPESNYLPLASSTAKPVSDMIANRFGSGDNVNTNANAVVSNDVGGAPPRLPIDAKNDKELVAIINRLPEDQRPFWYINAAAIEAQRNSSFVNFAGAVDSRRSFFG